From Humidesulfovibrio mexicanus:
GCTCGCCCTTGGAGATGAGCACGTAGGCCAGAGCAGCCTCTACGCGCTCGGGAGCGTCCTCGGCGAAGCCGAGCTTCAAAGCCATGGCGTCGGCCGTGCGAAAGCCGATACCCCGAATGAGGTAGGCCAACTCGTAGGGGTTCTGGCGCAACTTCTCCTCGCTCTGCGCGCCGTAGAGCTTGAAAATGCGCGAGGCATAGGTGGGCGGAACCTCGTGGCTGTGCAGGAACACGATCAGGCTCTTGACCTCGCGCTGGGTGCGCCAGGACTCCACCATGCCCTCCAGCCGCTTTTTCGTGATGCCCTTGACGGCGCGCAGACGCTCCGGGTCCGTGTCCAGAATGTCCAGCACGGCCACACCGAACTGCTTGACTAAAGCTTCGGCGGTCTTTTCGCCCACGCCCTTCAAGGAACTCTTGAGAAAACGCACCACCCCGTGCTCTGTGGCGGGATAGGTCTGCTTGAAATGGCTGGCCTCAAGCTGGCGTCCGAACTTGGGGTGCGTCTTCCACTCCCCTTCGATCTCCAGAAATTCGCCAGGCTGAAGCTGGCCAAGGCAGCCCACCACGGTGACGATTCCAGGCTCGTCCTTTGCGCGCACGCGCACCACCGCATACCCGTTGTCCGGATTGTGGTACACGACGGTCTGCACCTCGGCCTTGATCGCGGCGGGCATGACGTTCCTTGCCTGACCCGGCGCCTACACGGCCTGGCGGTGCATGAGTGACTGGCGCAGGGTCTCGCGGTCCATGAACTTGACCTCGGCCCCCATGGGAATGCCCTGGGCCAAGCGCGACACCCGCACGTCCGGGTGCGCCTGGGCCACCAGGTTCTTGATATGCGAGGCGGTGCTCTCGGCCTCAAGGGTGGAGCCCAGGGCCAGGATCAGCTCCCGCACGCCCCCTTCCGCCAGGCGGCGGCGCAGGAGGCCGAATTCCAGGGCCTGCGGACCGACGCCGTCCAGCGGGGAAAGCAGTCCGCCCAGCACAAGGTACAGCCCCCGGTAAAGGCCCATCTCCTCCAGCACGAGCAGGGAATCCCACTCCGAGACCACGCACAGCTGTTCGCGGTTGCGGGTGGCGTCGGAGCAAATGGGGCACGGGTCGCTCTCGGCCAAGCTGGCGCAGGTGGAGCACAGGCACAGGCGCTCGCGCAGGGTCAGAATGGAGCGGCCCACGGCCTCGGCCTGCTCCCGCGGGAGCTTGAGCAGGGCGAGGGCGGCCCGCAGGGCGCTCTTGGGGCCAAGCCCCGGAAGCCGCGCCAGATGCTCGGCCACCTCGCGCAGGGGGGCGGGCAGTCGTTCCAGGGACATCTAGAACATGCCGGGAATCTTGAAACCCCCGGTGAGCTTGCCCATCTCGTCCTCCATCATGCCCTTGGCCTTCTTGAGGGCGTCGGTGACGGCGGCCAGCACCAGATCCTGCAGCATCTCCACATCCCCGGCCTCCACAACGCTCTTGTCAATAGTGACGGAGAGCACCTGCTGGCCGCCCGTGGCGCGCACGATGACCATGCCTCCGCCCGCGCTGCCCTCAACCTCGCGGGTTTTGAGCTCCTCCTGCAAGGCGGTCATCTTCTTCTGCATCATCTGGGCTTGGCGCAGCATATCCTGCATTCCGCGCATGTCTTCCTCCGGATTGGTTCTTGATTGTGCCGACGCGAAAATGGCGTCGAAAATGTCGTCCTAGCGGCCCCGCGGATACACAAGGGCCGGATCGCGGCACTCGAAGGTCTCGCGCACGCGCTGCACCAGGGGATGCTCCTGCATCTCGCGTTGGATAAGCCCATCACTCTTCGTCGGTTCGCGCTCGATGCTCCGCAGGGCCACGCTGGCCTCGGGGCCAAAGTACTCGGCCACGAGCCGCACCAGCCGGGCGTTGTTGTCCCCGCTCTGCATCATGCCGCAATGGGTCTCGTTGTGGCAGGTAAGGGTCAGCACGCCAGCGGAAAACTCGCCCCGCGCCTGCGCAAGGCCAGTGACGAAGCCGTTGCCGTTCTTGCCCGCCACAAACTCAAGGAAGCCCTCCCAACTGCGCGGGCCGCTTCCGCCCATGGCGCCAGGCGCGCCCCTCCCCTGTGCGGGAGCGGGCCTCTGCCCTTCCGCAGCGGCAGGCGCCTCTTCGGGGTCGGAGGGCGTTGCGCCCCCAACGCTAGGAGGATCGGTGGGAGTGCCGGGGCGAAGGCTGTCCGACGTGGCGGTTGGCGCAGCGGTGGACGCGTCCTTGGGCGAGCGTTCCGCATGGTCGGCCGTGGCGAAAGACCGCCGCTGTGGCTGCTGCGGCGCGGAAACCGCCTGCGCTACGGCCGGGGCGGCCTGCCGTGACGAGGCCTGCTCCGGTGCGGCGGAACGCGATGGGGATGGTCCGGAGCTGGCCTGGCCGGAAGAGGATGAACCGGATGGAACGCCACCGCCGACAGGTCTCGGTGCAGCGCCGGAGGCTCCGCCCAGGGCCGCGAGGGGAAGCAAGTCCGGCAGGCAGGCCAGATTGAGCAGCAAAAGCTCAAGGGCCTGCGCCGGCTCAAGACTCTTGACCACGCGCTGCTGGCCGTCAAGGGTCATCTGCCAGCAGGCGTGGATGTGCGCGGGCGCGAAACGCCCGGCCCACTGCGTCCACTGGGCGATCTCCTCCTCAGGCAGGCCGATCTCGGAAGCAATGGCCTCGCCCGCCTGGCGCAGCAGGAACATGTTGCGCCAGCAGCCGGAGAGTTCGCGCAGGAAAAATCCCAGGTCGAGGCCCTGGTCGAGCACGCCGCGCAGGGTGCGCGACAGAAGCGGCAAATCGCGCGAGGCGATGGCTTCCATAAGGGTGAAGAACACTTCCTGCCCAGCCAAGCCAAGGCAGGCGCGCACTTCGGCCTCGGCAAGCACGCCAGCGCTGTAGGCCAGGGCCTGTCCCAGTAGCGACATGCTGTCGCGCACGCTGCCCGCCCCGCGCCGGGCGATGATGCGCAGGGCGCCGGGCTCGTAGTCCACGCCCTCGGCCTTGAGCACGGCCTCCAGGTGAGCGACGAGTTCGGCCTGGGGCAGCATCTTGAACACGTAGTGCTGGCAACGGGAAAGGATGGTGGCCGGAAATTTATGGGCCTCTGTGGAGGCCAGGATGAAGGTGACGCGGGCGGGCGGTTCCTCCAGGGTCTTCAGCAGGGCGTTGAAGGCCGCGGTGGAGAGCATGTGCGCTTCGTCGATGATGAAGACCTTGTAGCGCCCTTCAAGCGGGGCGTAGCCCACGTCCTCCTTGAGGGAGCGCACATCGTTCACGCCGCCGTGGCTCGCGGCGTCGATCTCGATGATGTCCACCGCGTTGCCCGCGTTGGCCTGCTTGCACAGGCGGCACTCGTTGCAGGGCTCCGGGGCCGGGGCCTTCTCGCAATTGAGCGCCTTGGCGAAGATGCGCGCGATGGTGGTCTTGCCCACGCCGCGCGTGCCGCTGAACATGTAGGCTGGGGCCACCTTGCCCGTGGCGGCGGCGCGGGAGAGGATGGCCTTCACCGCGTCCTGTCCGGCCACATCGGCAAAGCGGCGCGGGCGGTATTTAGCGGTAAGGCTCGACATGGCGTTCTCCCGATGGTCGTTGCTGGCCGGGGCCAGGAGAAGATTCCCCCGCGCCCCGGCCCTGATGCAGCCGCTAGAAGCGGTATTCCTGAAGCCAGGAGGCGTATTCCGGATTCTCGCCCTTCACGATGCGGAAGTACTCCTTCTGCAGCTGAAGGGTGACCGGACCGGCCTGGCCCGCGCCGATGACCCGGCGGTCCACCTCGCGGATGGGGGTGATCTCGGCGGCCGTGCCGCTGAAAAAGGCCTCGTCGGCCACGTACAGCTCGTCGCGGGTGAAGAGCTGCTCCTGCACCTCGTACCCCAGCTTGCGCGCCAGGGTCATGATGCTGTGGCGGGTGATGCCGGGCAGCACGCTGGTGAGCGGCGTGGTCTTGATCATCCGGTCCTTGACGATGAAGATGTTCTCGCCGGAGGCCTCGGACACGTAGCCCTGGGTGTCGAGCATGAGGGCCTCGTGGTAGCCGTCGGCCACGGCCTCGGTCTTGGCCAGAACGGAATTCACATAGTTGCCGCAGGCCTTGGCCTTGGTCATCATGGCGTTCACGTGGTGGCGGCAGAAGCTGGAGGTCTTGATGGAGATGCCCTTCACAAGCGCCTCATCGCCCAGGTACGCGCCCCAAGGCCAGGTGGCGATGGCCACGCGGATGGGGTTGGTCCCCGGATGCACACCCATGACGCCGTCGCCGATGAACACCAGCGGCCGGATGTAGGCGGACTTCATCTTGTTGGCCACAAGGGTGTCGAGCGCGGCCTTGACCAGCTCGTCCAGGGTGTACGGGATCTTCATGCCCAGAATGTGCGCAGAATCGATGAGGCGCTGCATGTGCTCGGGCAGGCGGTACACCGCGCTGCGGCCGTCTGTGCATTCGTAGGCGCGGATGCCTTCGAACACGCCGCAGCCGTAATGCAGGGTGTGGGTAAGGATGTGCACGTTGGCCTCATCCCAGGGCACGAGTTTGCCGTCGAACCAGATTTTCTCCGCTTTCTGCACCATCTCCCTACTCTCCCTTGTGCGCGAATATGTGCGAGCCACGCCCTGCCGAACAAGAAGTCGGCCGAGGCTCACGAAGTCATGCAGGCTAAAAAAAAGGGACGGCGAGGTCAAGGGCGGCGCGAGGCGAAGGGGATGCTTGCCCTCCGCCCCTCATGCGGCTATGTGCCCCCATGCGCGAAAATGATCGTCCCACCGTGCTGCTGGCCACGGATGTCTTCGGCGTTACAGCAGAGCTGCGCGCCCTGGTGCGCCAGTTGTCGGCCCATGTCGTGTGCATCTCCCCCTACAGGGACGCCGTCGCGTATGCTCGCGAGCAGGAAGGCTACGCGGCTTTCCTGAAGGCCGGCGGCGTGGAGGCCTATGCGCGCCGGGCGGCCGAAAGCCTGCGCTCCGGCGCTCCGGGCCACAAAAAATCCTATGACGTGGCGATAGGTTTCAGCGCCGGAGCCACAGCCCTGTGGCTCTGCCTGGCCGAAGCCGCACTTGACGCGCACCTGCCCTGCCGCGCAGCGCTCTACTACGGCTCGCGCATCCGCGACCACGCCAGCCTGAAGCCCCGCCGCCCCGTCCAACTCATCTTCGCCGAGCGCGAAGCGTCCTTCGATCCCGTGCCGCTGGCGGCGCAGTTGCGCGCCCAAGGGGTCGAGGCCGCTGTGCTTCCCGGCACGGGCCACGGCTTCATGAACCCGCTCTCTCCTGGTTTCGATCCGCAGGTCGTGGCCGACGAACTCCTACGACTCGGCGCACTGCTCCAACCGGAACAGCACTCGACTTTCGGTCCGGCCTGAACCTATTTGTGCTGTGCGGGCTTGACCTGGCCCTTGGCCTGAACCTTTTCGGATTCGGGCAACAGCAACTCACCCTCCCCCTGGGAACGCGCATTGGGATCAGGGTTGGGCTCGGCCGATGCGCCGTCCTGCCCCTTGGCCTGGGTTTTGCCTTGCGCCTTGGCCTGTGGCTTGGCGGTTGCGCCGACCGTCCGTTCCCCGCCGCCCTTCGCCTGCGACGGCTGCGAACCGACAGCACCCGCTGTGGCCGGAACCGCCGCGTCCGCGGCCTCCGGAAGCATGGGCTGTGCAGCCTCACCGGCATCAGCGGGGCCGCCCTGCGCCTGGGCCGGTTCCGCTTGCGGCTTTGGTTTGGGCTTCGGCCTGTGCGCGGCGGCCCACAGGGCCGCAAGGATGCGTCCCTGCTCCGGGTGCCGCCCCAGCCAGGCGACCTGGCCGGTCGCGGGGTCGTGCACGCCGCCAAGCAGCAAGGCGCGACCATCCTGCACATGGCTGCGGACCACAACGCTCTTGCGCAGGATTGTCTCCATAGCCTGCCACACCAGCGCCCGGACCGCCTTTTCCCGCAAATCACCGCCCGTGGCTGTCGGACTCCACTCATGCGCCTTGGTCACGGCCTTGCGCAGGTCGGCATATAGCGCGGCAGGCACCCCGACCGACCGGGCATTGCGCATCGCCGCGTCAATCAGCCGGGAATCGAGACTGCCCAGAACCAGAACGACTGGCGCGCCCAGATGGGCCAGACCGTACTCCAGGGATGCAAGGACCTCCGCCCCGGCGGCAAGCCCCGCCACACGCACGGAGCAGATTCCACCGGGGGGTTGATCGAACACGGCTTCGGCCGGGGCCGTCATGTCGGAGCTGGTAAGCACCACGGCAAGTGGCTGCGGCCAGACTTTGCCAGCCTGAAGCGCGACGGACTCGGCAGTGAAATGCGCCTGCGGATTCCCCGCCGCGTAGCGCGAATTGCCTCCCTTCAGCAGTTGCACCGCTTCATCTGCGGGGACGGAGACTTCCGCGCCCTGGGCCATTGCTGACGGCACGAAGCTGACGATGAGACAGACTATCCCCAAAACTCGCCACATGTCGCCTCTCCTCCGCGCCACGCCCCAAAGCCGGGCTCGCACGTTCGTCCCAAACACAGCAGCTTTGCTACGCGGAAACCATCTGTCAAAAATTTACAATACCAATACATCCATAACCGCAGACCTAAAGATTCGTGTCAATTCTGTCGATACACCTATCGTAAAGGAAAGGCTCCCCCCGGACACAGGTCTCCATCATCATGAGGTGAACGTCATGAACATCAGCCCCTCGGACATGGATGTCAGGCAGGGGTTCTCCCCTGCAAGGCAAGCCGTGGCGACACACGCGCAAAGCGTGGATCCACAGACGGCCGACACGCAGCGGAGCGCCGCACAGGCGACCGTGGGCCAGCAGGCCACGCGGCAGACGGCAAGCCAGGAGCCAAACGGCACGGACGCCCGCTCCCAGGCAGTGGCCGCAACCGCGGACAGAACGACCGCGCTGGGCACGGCCCAAATCCTCGAACAACGGCTCAACGCCACCGGGACCGCTCTCAAGATCCGCGTCCTGGACAACTCCGAGGACCAGATCCAGGTGGAGATCGTGGACACGCAAAGCAATAAGGTCCTGCGGAAGATACCGCAAGACGAGTTGCTCAAGCTCTCCGCTTCCATCAAGGAAATGACCGGAGTGCTGCTGAACAACCCGGCGTAGCCTCCTGGGCTGCGGTTGTCCGGCGACCAGACGCCTTTGCCCTGCTCCGGGGTTCAGCGCCCTTGCCCTGTCTCCAGCGGACAGGGAACGGGCGGCTGACGGCGTTGCGTGGCCCGGGCATCGGCTCAGCGTTCCTGCAAGGAGCCGCTCAGGGCGTCCACAAAGGGATCAAGGAAATAGCCGAGCACCGAGCGCTTGCCGATGTGGATGGCGATCAGCACGCGCATTCCCGGAAACAGGTCGTAGCGGTTCGCCTTGCTGGAAAAATGGTCGGCCTGCGTCTCCACCATTACCTCATAATACGTATTCACGCCACTTGGCAGGGTTTCTGTCACCGCATCAGGGCTCACATGCAAAACCTTTCCCTCGATGCTGCCAAAGCGTCTGGCATCGCGTGAAGCCAGCTTAACCACAGCGCGCTGCCCTGGCCGAACGTACCCGATGTCCTGAATGGGGAGATGCGCGGCAATGACCAGCTTGTCGTCTGCGGGCACGATTTCGGCGACCGTCATGCCCGGCATGACCACCTCGCCTTCGCTCACCACGGAAAGGCGCTTGACCACCCCGGCCTCGGACGCGCGCAACACGGTCCGCTCCTGGCTGTCGCGAAACTTCTTCATGCGCTGCGTCAACTCCATGAGTTCCCGCTGAACCTTTTTGAGTTCGTTCTCCACCTCCTCACGGAAGGTGTTCTGCGCAAGGCCAAGTTCCTCCTTGGCGGCGGCAAGCGCGGCGCTGGCCCGCGAAAGCGCGGCGGAATGCTCCAGAATGGCGCTCTCGGTGTTGTTGCGCTCCTTCAGCCTCCCGATCAGCTCGTCCTCCTTGACCAGGCGCTCGCGCAGCAACTCCTCGCTGCGCTGCACCTGCCGGACGACATGGGGAAGATTGCGGCGCAGATTGTCGAGCCTGGCGCTGGTTTCGCGGATATCCTGCTCCCGTTGGCGGACCTTTTCCGTCAAGGCCGCCAGGTCCGTATTCAAGCGGCTGCGCCTGGCCTGAAACAAATTGCGCGCCTGGTCCACCAGGTCCTTGTGGAGTTCCTCCAACTGGGGAGGAAACACCGGCTTTTCAAGCCCCTTGGACTCGGCATCCAGGCGCAGGGCTTCGATCTGCAAACTCACCAGCCGCACGTCCAACTCGTCCGTGCTGGCGGCTGCGGCGGCGGAATCGAGCACCACCAACGGCTGGTCCGCCTCAACCCGATCCCCTTCCCGCACGAGGATGTCGCGCACGATGCCGCCTTCAAGATGCTGCACGCGCTTGACCTTGGTCTGGGGAATGACCTCCCCGACGGCCTCGCTCACGATGTCGAGATCACAAAAGGACGCCCAGGCAAAAGCCAGCACGAAAAGAGAAAAACACAGATAGAGAAAGCGCCGATGGGCGACAAGCGCGGCATCGTCGGCGCAGGTGCGCGCCTTGGGACCAAGCACGGCGTCAAGCGGCTGCTCGCTCATGCGTCCTCCGGCTTCGGCCCGCGGGGTGCAGAGGCGCCAAGGCTCGGCGTGGGCTTTACGTTCATGTCCAGCACAAGGGCCGCGCCCTTGAGTATGTTGACGTCGGCCGTGGCAACGACAAGGGTGCTCCCAGCCTTGGCCAGCCCGTTGAGAATGGCGTAGACGGCGAGGCGTCCCTCAGAATCAAGCCCCTCTGTCGGGTCGTCGAAAATCGCCAGGCGGCCGGGCGTCATCAACGCGCGGGCAAGGGCGATGCGCCTGCGGATGCCAAGGGGCAGCGCCTTGCCCCCATCCTGAATCGGCATGTCGAGCCCCAGGCGGGAGGTATCGAGAAAACGGCGCAAAGCGGCGGCTCGCACGGCCTGATTCATGCGCTCCTGACTGGCCTGCCCCTTCGGTTCGGGGTCTGCCAGGGCGATATTCTCGCGCAGGGTGGCATCCAAAAATGATGGCTCCTGCGGGAGATACATGAGCTGCCGACGCCACCAGTCCGGCGCCAACTGCCGCAAATCCACGCCATCGGCCAGCACCTGTCCGCGCCCCGGCTCCAGCAGCCCGGCCGCGACCTTGCAGAAAGTGGACTTTCCCGTGCCGTTGAAGCCGGTGACGCAGAGCACGCTGCCAGGCTGCAGCACAAAGCTCAGGGATTCGAAAAGGGGGCTTGAGGTCCCGGTATAGGCAAAGCCGATGTCACGGAACTCCAGCCTGCCGGAAAATTCGCGCAAGCTCGTCCCGGACAAGGGTTCAAGGGGCAGGGAATGCAGCTCCGACAACCGTTCGAGCGCCTGCTCCCCACCGCGCGCGGCCATGTAGGCCTGCATGAAGGCCGCCCCCATGGCAAGGACCTTGCCCGACAGAATGCTTGCGCCGATGAGCCCGCCCACGGTCATCTCTCCGGCAACCGCAAGCATTGCGCCAAAGGCGTACACGAACACACGCAAGAATACCGCCACGGATTCCTGCCGCAGACGGCTCTTGCGCTGGTCTCGCGCCAAGAGCGCGCGCAAGGCGCCCAGGGATTCGCGCTTGCTGCGCCAGACGTTGCGCAGAAACTCACCACCCGAAAAGGCGCGCACGGTCTCCGCCCCCGAGAGTGCGCTGGAAAGCTGGGCGCGGTGCACATGGGTCTCGCGCTGGAGCTTGAGGCCATCGGCCTCGGCCCTGCGCAGTCCCAGCACGCTGAACAACGCCGAAAGGCATACGGCGAAAACGGTGACGAGCATGAGCCATGGGCTGATGAGCGCGATGGCGATCAGGAACAGCAGCATGAACGGGGCATCCAGCACGGCGGAGACGTTGGCCGCGTCAAAGGCGGACCGCACCTGGCCCATGGCCCCGAGCAGCTCTTGGTGGCGGGTCGGCGGAAAACGGTTCAGGTCGCTCAGGCGGGCGCGCGTCACCACCGCCAGACTCCGCTCCTCAAGCTCTTCATCCGGCCCCTGGCTGACAACCCCGGCCAAGCGCGTGCGCACCTCGCCAAAGGCGAAACCAAGAGCGGAGGCGATGAGTACCCCGATGGTGAGCGTATACAGCGTGCCGTCGAAGCCATAGCCCACGTAGCGGTTGAGCACCAGAATGACGTAGACCGAAGAAGCCAGGGACATGAGGTTGGCCAGCAGCGAGGCGGCCAGAATCTCCCACGACACGCGCGGGCACAACGAGAGGCGTCGGAGGAGTTCCTTCATGACCAGACCGCCCCAAAGGGGCCGTGCGCGGGGAGGGGAAAAACAGCTTGGCGCGGCATGGGCGCCCGGCCTAATTTTCGACGGCTTCCGGCCGCAGTTGGCCCATCTGATAGAGCAAGGTGTAGGCGGCGGTGATGTGGTCGATGTCCGCGGTGACCTTGGAACTGGTGGCGGAGACGTAGTCGCGTTCGCCCACGAGGATGTCCAGCAGATTCACCTCGCCGCCCATGGCCTTCTTTTTCTTGATGAGCTCCAAAAACGACCAGGTGATGTTGGCCTGATTGTCATACAGAGCCACCGTGCGCGAAAGCGTGCTCATGTCGTTCCAGGCGTTGCGCACCCGCTCCTCCACCGTACGGCGTCGGTCCAGCAGCGTTTTGCGGATGGCGACGATGTCGCTCTTGGCCGCGCGCGTGGCCTCCTGGTCCCGGAACCCCTGGAACAGATTGTAGGTGACTTGCAATCCGGCCCGACCTTCCGTGCGGACACTCTTTTCGCCCTGGTCGTTCTCTTTGCGAACGGCCTCGGCAACTGCCTCGAACTTGGGAAACATGGCCGACTCGCGGGCGGCAAGTTCACCCTTTCGGGCGTTTATGCCGTGCTGCAATTCCAACAGAAAAGGGTTGCCGTCAAGCGCCTGCTCAACGGCGGCGTCCAGGTTCGCGGGCAGCTTGGCGCCCGGCATGGCGGGCAACAGCAAGGAGTCAATCTGGGAATCGGCGATATCCGCCTGGAACACGGAACGATAATTGTTCCTGGCGTTCACCAGCGCCCGCTCCACGTTGACGCGGTGCGCCTGCGCTCCGGCGAGCTGCGCCTTGATCTGCAACTCCTCGTAGGAAAGGCCCACTCCCCGCTCGACAAGCGCTTCCTGCATCCCGGAAAGCTTCTTGATATTCTCCTCCGAAAGGATGGCGTAGCGCAGCATCTCCCGCGCGCGGATGAGGCCGAGATACGCGCCCACGCCCTGCATGGTCACTTCCTGGCGGGTCTGCTCGAGCTTGGTCGCGGACTCTTCCCGTTGCGCCTTGGCCTGGGCGATGCTGCCGCCAGCACCGCCGAAATCATACAGAAGCTGGTTGGCCGAAAGCGTCTCCACATTGCGGTTCAAATTGGTGTTCTTGGTCTGATCAGGCTGGGTGATGTCCTCAACCCCGGCGTCCACCTGCGCGTTCACGCGCGGATACCACAAGCCCTTGGCGCGCTTTTCCAGATGTTCCGAAGTGTTAAGATTCGACTCGGCGGCCTTGATGCGGTCGTGGATGCGCATCAGGTGCGCAACGGATTCCTTCAGTGTCACCGGGAGGGCGACGTCGGGCTTGGGAGCATCGGCGCATCGGGCCGGGTCGGCGGGGACGAAAACAGCCGCCATGGTGGTGAGCAAAAAGGGAATGAGCCGCACGGCATAATGTTTCATAATGTGGCCGCACCCGTGTTGAAAAAACGAAATATGAAATCGACAGTTCCGATGGCTACTGACTTGACGGGATTCGTAGCCCATGTAAACGATAATGGCAAGTGAAAGTATTCCTTTAATGACATCAACGTTCAAATCTGGACGCAGGGCGGGGAACGGAATGTTGGAACAGCTCAAAAAAGCGTTTGCGAGCGACAAGGCGGCGCTTCTGCTCACCGGCTTCTGCCTGTCGCTGCTCGTAGGGGCCTTGTACGTCTCGCAGCCCGCCATGCTGCGGTTTCTGGACTACAAGATTTACGACCAGCTCCTGCGTCGGACCCATTCCACCAAGACTTCCGGCGTTCCGGTCATTGTGGACATCGACGAAAAAAGTCTTTCGGCGCTCGGCCAATGGCCTTGGCCACGGTACCGCGTGGCCTTGATGCTGGAAAAGATCCGCCAGGGCGGCGCGCTTGCAGTGGGCATGGACATGGTGCTGGCCGAGCCGGACCGGACTTCCCCATCGCTTTTGCGTTCGCAAATCAAGAAGGAACTGATGGTTGACGTCACCTTCCAGGGCCTGCCGCCCGCCCTGGAAGACCATGACGCCCTGCTGGCTTCGGTCCTCAAGGACAAGCCCTATGTGCTGGGCTTCTATTTCTCCTTTTCCCGCGCGGAAGCCGACCAACAGCGCCAGGACGGGCAAAGCGCCATCACTCCGGCACAGGTGGCCGTGCTGGAGGCGCCCGGCGCCATGCCCGCCGACAAAGCCTTGCACAGCGCCTTCGGCGCGGTATGTCCGCTGCCTGTGTTGGGTAGCGCCGCCTCAGCCACCGGATTCTTCAACGCCACCCCGGATGCGGACGGGATTCTGCGGCGAGTCGCCCTGCTC
This genomic window contains:
- the dnaX gene encoding DNA polymerase III subunit gamma/tau, encoding MSSLTAKYRPRRFADVAGQDAVKAILSRAAATGKVAPAYMFSGTRGVGKTTIARIFAKALNCEKAPAPEPCNECRLCKQANAGNAVDIIEIDAASHGGVNDVRSLKEDVGYAPLEGRYKVFIIDEAHMLSTAAFNALLKTLEEPPARVTFILASTEAHKFPATILSRCQHYVFKMLPQAELVAHLEAVLKAEGVDYEPGALRIIARRGAGSVRDSMSLLGQALAYSAGVLAEAEVRACLGLAGQEVFFTLMEAIASRDLPLLSRTLRGVLDQGLDLGFFLRELSGCWRNMFLLRQAGEAIASEIGLPEEEIAQWTQWAGRFAPAHIHACWQMTLDGQQRVVKSLEPAQALELLLLNLACLPDLLPLAALGGASGAAPRPVGGGVPSGSSSSGQASSGPSPSRSAAPEQASSRQAAPAVAQAVSAPQQPQRRSFATADHAERSPKDASTAAPTATSDSLRPGTPTDPPSVGGATPSDPEEAPAAAEGQRPAPAQGRGAPGAMGGSGPRSWEGFLEFVAGKNGNGFVTGLAQARGEFSAGVLTLTCHNETHCGMMQSGDNNARLVRLVAEYFGPEASVALRSIEREPTKSDGLIQREMQEHPLVQRVRETFECRDPALVYPRGR
- a CDS encoding carbonic anhydrase, with protein sequence MWRVLGIVCLIVSFVPSAMAQGAEVSVPADEAVQLLKGGNSRYAAGNPQAHFTAESVALQAGKVWPQPLAVVLTSSDMTAPAEAVFDQPPGGICSVRVAGLAAGAEVLASLEYGLAHLGAPVVLVLGSLDSRLIDAAMRNARSVGVPAALYADLRKAVTKAHEWSPTATGGDLREKAVRALVWQAMETILRKSVVVRSHVQDGRALLLGGVHDPATGQVAWLGRHPEQGRILAALWAAAHRPKPKPKPQAEPAQAQGGPADAGEAAQPMLPEAADAAVPATAGAVGSQPSQAKGGGERTVGATAKPQAKAQGKTQAKGQDGASAEPNPDPNARSQGEGELLLPESEKVQAKGQVKPAQHK
- a CDS encoding branched-chain amino acid transaminase, yielding MVQKAEKIWFDGKLVPWDEANVHILTHTLHYGCGVFEGIRAYECTDGRSAVYRLPEHMQRLIDSAHILGMKIPYTLDELVKAALDTLVANKMKSAYIRPLVFIGDGVMGVHPGTNPIRVAIATWPWGAYLGDEALVKGISIKTSSFCRHHVNAMMTKAKACGNYVNSVLAKTEAVADGYHEALMLDTQGYVSEASGENIFIVKDRMIKTTPLTSVLPGITRHSIMTLARKLGYEVQEQLFTRDELYVADEAFFSGTAAEITPIREVDRRVIGAGQAGPVTLQLQKEYFRIVKGENPEYASWLQEYRF
- the recR gene encoding recombination mediator RecR yields the protein MSLERLPAPLREVAEHLARLPGLGPKSALRAALALLKLPREQAEAVGRSILTLRERLCLCSTCASLAESDPCPICSDATRNREQLCVVSEWDSLLVLEEMGLYRGLYLVLGGLLSPLDGVGPQALEFGLLRRRLAEGGVRELILALGSTLEAESTASHIKNLVAQAHPDVRVSRLAQGIPMGAEVKFMDRETLRQSLMHRQAV
- a CDS encoding ATP-binding cassette domain-containing protein, giving the protein MKELLRRLSLCPRVSWEILAASLLANLMSLASSVYVILVLNRYVGYGFDGTLYTLTIGVLIASALGFAFGEVRTRLAGVVSQGPDEELEERSLAVVTRARLSDLNRFPPTRHQELLGAMGQVRSAFDAANVSAVLDAPFMLLFLIAIALISPWLMLVTVFAVCLSALFSVLGLRRAEADGLKLQRETHVHRAQLSSALSGAETVRAFSGGEFLRNVWRSKRESLGALRALLARDQRKSRLRQESVAVFLRVFVYAFGAMLAVAGEMTVGGLIGASILSGKVLAMGAAFMQAYMAARGGEQALERLSELHSLPLEPLSGTSLREFSGRLEFRDIGFAYTGTSSPLFESLSFVLQPGSVLCVTGFNGTGKSTFCKVAAGLLEPGRGQVLADGVDLRQLAPDWWRRQLMYLPQEPSFLDATLRENIALADPEPKGQASQERMNQAVRAAALRRFLDTSRLGLDMPIQDGGKALPLGIRRRIALARALMTPGRLAIFDDPTEGLDSEGRLAVYAILNGLAKAGSTLVVATADVNILKGAALVLDMNVKPTPSLGASAPRGPKPEDA
- a CDS encoding HlyD family type I secretion periplasmic adaptor subunit, with the protein product MSEQPLDAVLGPKARTCADDAALVAHRRFLYLCFSLFVLAFAWASFCDLDIVSEAVGEVIPQTKVKRVQHLEGGIVRDILVREGDRVEADQPLVVLDSAAAAASTDELDVRLVSLQIEALRLDAESKGLEKPVFPPQLEELHKDLVDQARNLFQARRSRLNTDLAALTEKVRQREQDIRETSARLDNLRRNLPHVVRQVQRSEELLRERLVKEDELIGRLKERNNTESAILEHSAALSRASAALAAAKEELGLAQNTFREEVENELKKVQRELMELTQRMKKFRDSQERTVLRASEAGVVKRLSVVSEGEVVMPGMTVAEIVPADDKLVIAAHLPIQDIGYVRPGQRAVVKLASRDARRFGSIEGKVLHVSPDAVTETLPSGVNTYYEVMVETQADHFSSKANRYDLFPGMRVLIAIHIGKRSVLGYFLDPFVDALSGSLQER
- a CDS encoding dienelactone hydrolase family protein; translation: MRENDRPTVLLATDVFGVTAELRALVRQLSAHVVCISPYRDAVAYAREQEGYAAFLKAGGVEAYARRAAESLRSGAPGHKKSYDVAIGFSAGATALWLCLAEAALDAHLPCRAALYYGSRIRDHASLKPRRPVQLIFAEREASFDPVPLAAQLRAQGVEAAVLPGTGHGFMNPLSPGFDPQVVADELLRLGALLQPEQHSTFGPA
- a CDS encoding YbaB/EbfC family nucleoid-associated protein, which encodes MRGMQDMLRQAQMMQKKMTALQEELKTREVEGSAGGGMVIVRATGGQQVLSVTIDKSVVEAGDVEMLQDLVLAAVTDALKKAKGMMEDEMGKLTGGFKIPGMF
- a CDS encoding flagellar protein FlaG encodes the protein MNISPSDMDVRQGFSPARQAVATHAQSVDPQTADTQRSAAQATVGQQATRQTASQEPNGTDARSQAVAATADRTTALGTAQILEQRLNATGTALKIRVLDNSEDQIQVEIVDTQSNKVLRKIPQDELLKLSASIKEMTGVLLNNPA